Within Candidatus Dojkabacteria bacterium, the genomic segment CTGCGGTTCTTCTTTGCGAGATATGCCCCCGAGAATCAGGACCGCGAGTTTATCTGGAAAGACTTTATTGATGCAAATAATAATGAGCTGGTTGCAAATCTTGGTAATTTCATTAACCGTACTTTGATATTTGTGGAGAGGTATTTTGAGGGTCGAGTGCCGGAAGGGAGCTTGGATGCAGAAGTCGAGAAAGCAGTTAGATCTGCATTTAATGAAGTTGGTGGTGCAATCGAGAAGGCCAAGTTTGTGAAAGCCACAGAAGAGCTCTTAGCATTGGGTTTCTTTGCAAATAAATACTTTAATGACAGCGAGCCATGGGTTGCGGTGAAAGATGACTCAAGCAAAGCCGCTCAGACCATTCACAATTGTGTACAGATTGTGAACGCGTTCCGGGTGCTGCTAAAGCCATTTACTCCATTTGCTGCTGATAAACTCTCAGATATGCTGAACTACACCAATATAAAGCGTGACCAAGAGTATATTTACGATGCCAACGCCGATCTTGAGCGAACCGGGAAAGTAAGTCACCTTATCGATACCTGGTTTGTTAAGAAAGATACCAACGATCTACCTGTCGGCCATCAGATTGGGAAGGCTGAGATCTTGTTCCCGAAGTTTGAGTATAGCGAGGAGCTAGAGAAGCAGGACAAAGGGGAATAGCAAAATCAATTCTCTATTATCGACATTTTATTAGATTGTATTCGCACTACTTTTCCAAGATTCACATGTGCGCGAACTACTCCTGTTGAACCATATATAGGCGTACTACCTTTATATCTATCACCCCAATTCTTACCTCCACAGAGTTGAAAAATAACAGCGCAATACTGTCCCTTTTCCAGTAATTTATTTAGCAAATCATCAACTCTGACAAGCGGACCATCAGTCGCACCTACTTTCAGGACAGTCGAAGGCAATCCTAAGAAACCACCAATTGAACCACCATGACCCGATACCACTAGAAGTGGCTTATCACTAGACCGTACATCTTGTTCCAGCATTCTCATAGCTTTTTCGTTAATAACTCCTTTCGGCTTAAATAAACCAACGATTATCTCTTTAACCGGCTCGCCTTGTAGATCTTGCCACATTTGATCTGCAGTATCATCTACCCTAGATATTTCACGCCTTATTATCCCATGCACTTCTGCCTCTTCGATTGGAGATCCCTTCTTTTCGATCCCAATATTAATGTAGGTTACAGGCACATCATTTACCCCGGCTAACTCAGGCAGGCGCAAACCACTCACCGTGAAAATCATAAGACCATTATATGTCTCGGCCGTAGCTCTAGTTTCAAGTTTCTGTGTGGGCATATAGGATCCACCACTCGTTTCTCCCGACATCTTTTAGATCTTTCGCAAGTTATTCTATAGTTCTACTCCCCTATCTGCTCAACCGTCAACCAACCATCCGCCAGCTCCAGTTTCTTCAGCTCCTGCCAGACAGCCTCTGTGACATACGGCATGAACGGATGCATAATTTTCATGCTCTCTTTCATTAAATGGATCATCTCTGCGAGGGCTGCAATTCGTTTATTCGACCCTATCTCTTCGTCAGCGATCTCGGTTTTGACAGCCTCGATATGCTTGTCACAATACTCACCCCAGAAATACTCGCGGATTGCCTCTGCACCGAGGTGGAATTTCATATCATCCATATATTTAATGATGCGTGTCTTATAATCCGCAAACTGCCTAAGCCGTTCGCTATCATTTTCATGGATTTCATTAATTTTTAATGAAATGGCCTCTATCTCTGAGTCATCAAGATTCATTAAAACAAACCGACTTGCATTCCAGATCTTATTAACAAAGAATCGATGCCCTTTAATCTTCTCCTCCTGAAGTGGAGTATTTGAGCCTGGCAATGCATCGCTGTAATACCACATTCTCAATGCATCAGCACCATATTTCTCGAATATCTCACCCGGCTCAACACCATTACCCTTTGATTTCGACATCTTAGTTCCATCAGGAGCCAAGATCATCCCGTGCAGAAATACCCTCGAAAAAGGCGTCTTACCTGTGCGATATATCCCGAGCATCATCATACGTGCAACCCACCAGAACAGTATGTCGTGCATAGTCTCCATAGCCTGGGTCGGATAGTACTTCTCAAAGTCATCTGCTCCTGGACCACCCAAAGTCGAGTATGGCCACTGCCCCGAGCTAAACCATGTGTCAAAGATATCTTCTTCCTGCTCCAGCAAGAGATCGTCTGCACTACCCGTCCAATCTGGATCGCCATCAGGCTTTTCTAGCCCCTTGATCAATTTCCCGCTTCCTCGAGCTTTCTCTCCAGTCTCAGCCTCATAAGCGGTCAAGCTCCTTCCTGGATTCTCCTGCATCCAGTCGTACAAAGCCTTTCCACCGCTATACCAGACAGGGATTCTTTGCCCCCACCAAAGCTGGCGCGAGATGCACCACGGCTTGATATTTTCAAAGAAATGAATCAGCGCACGCTGCTTTCCAGCCGGCATTATCGTAGTCTCACCATTGTTGATTGCTTCAATGCCCTTCTCGGCTAGCGGCTTTACATTTAGAAACCACTGGTGCGAGATAATTGGCTGAATTGTTGTACCGCATCGCTCGCAGACAGAGACCTCATGCTTAATTTTCTCCATTTTATGAAGCAACCCAAGCTCCTCAAGCTCTTTGACCAGGGCTTTTGAGCACTCAATCGTATCCATACCCTTAAATCGCTCAGGGATCGGGCCGTCCATCTTCCCTTCTTCATTTATTACATTGATAATCTCGAGCCCATGCCTCTCCCCCATCTCGAAGTCTACAGCCGCATGAGCAGGAGTCGCCTTCAACGCACCGGTACCAAATTCAGGATCGATCTCCTCATCGGCAATCAGTGGAATCTCCCGATCGGCGATCGGCAATCTAAGCATCTTTCCAACAAATTCTTTGTATCGCTCATCATCCGGATGGACAGCAACAGCCGTATCACCCAGCATCGTCTCAGGTCGCGTCGTTGCGACCATAATTCCGCGATATCCCAGCTTCTTATCGGCGGCAT encodes:
- a CDS encoding valine--tRNA ligase yields the protein MEKQNKAEQIPKAFDSNTMEPEIYKMWEENDLFRPETLEKKLKEQGMEPKTPFTIPLPPPNANGNLHLGHTCGYSFQDAMGRFNRMRGHPTLLLPGKDHASIQTESVFARILEKQGESKWELGREEFYKRCYEFCMEAAKNAQEQEKRIGLSADWSRDFFTLDPRLTEIIYDTFYKLLDEGLIYRGKYIINWCSYDRTALADIDTIKEEQRGIFAYIIYPFADEADNDAADKKLGYRGIMVATTRPETMLGDTAVAVHPDDERYKEFVGKMLRLPIADREIPLIADEEIDPEFGTGALKATPAHAAVDFEMGERHGLEIINVINEEGKMDGPIPERFKGMDTIECSKALVKELEELGLLHKMEKIKHEVSVCERCGTTIQPIISHQWFLNVKPLAEKGIEAINNGETTIMPAGKQRALIHFFENIKPWCISRQLWWGQRIPVWYSGGKALYDWMQENPGRSLTAYEAETGEKARGSGKLIKGLEKPDGDPDWTGSADDLLLEQEEDIFDTWFSSGQWPYSTLGGPGADDFEKYYPTQAMETMHDILFWWVARMMMLGIYRTGKTPFSRVFLHGMILAPDGTKMSKSKGNGVEPGEIFEKYGADALRMWYYSDALPGSNTPLQEEKIKGHRFFVNKIWNASRFVLMNLDDSEIEAISLKINEIHENDSERLRQFADYKTRIIKYMDDMKFHLGAEAIREYFWGEYCDKHIEAVKTEIADEEIGSNKRIAALAEMIHLMKESMKIMHPFMPYVTEAVWQELKKLELADGWLTVEQIGE